A part of Acropora palmata chromosome 8, jaAcrPala1.3, whole genome shotgun sequence genomic DNA contains:
- the LOC141890631 gene encoding polycystin family receptor for egg jelly-like translates to MQSMVTVLMVAFCGKQVIGDSHPQCNSYTSINDPTRLEDYPKAKVRCDSSLKTKWYRFTGSGGTSLPENCPSVRFCNANSPGWLKGGHPAVGDGVVARIVCFHYYSSCCIWKRSIKVLNCSGYYIYELTRTPFCYLRYCTSYNVVPPYECLPQGFKELKEVNRHWSYDNGDNRSCDRSVISNNQWYRFTGAAGVMIPSHCIPKGSCNTESPLWIHGDHPSEKYQLVSRSACLHNSSNCCSAVYSVQIRNCGDFYVYQLRKPDFCHQRYCSVSDFNDSCQTTNGSDVCVCAQGYYGRPCKDVDECTLDSHNCHKEAFCTNTNGSFSCACRPGYTGDGVSCGDIDECGTTAHNCHGVAQCHNTEGSFTCSCRDGYTGNGRFCDPLGDFSVTIRNISRDKYYATPVPRSAKYVLEASIGNLPAGGSTLETVLEWRMLSEAELAASESLDGTLMSQGTTEWIIKKRSVSAGIYQVKFTASVTVGNPSAPRILHAFDYGFIESIPGPLRAIIDGGNSVRWGSAENVTVDGSLSYDGDIGPGTHTGVNFLWSCTDIANFSISYDCFGAFVFDNVNATTMKIATSQLVIGKSYVLELEVSKDTRKASTNMSFEIAAGMVPQVTLRCFIDCGKVISASSKLRVTSQCPNAACSGSEYHWLLKELNDDGRRWNPIAISPSMISTPMNANNIIFRKNALKSASKFALKLIARSPAGTEGFSILEFETASAPVGGNCSASVYEGIALETEFTFGCFGWQDENIPISYEFRAGKDPISYGKSATSVPTVLPAGQSTDDYQLPINIVIKNSVGVAIVNTLYVKVRGSSKLDPCLTSPDEAGDRLKSHVVGPGSKLEAFLGKGEVSQAAQLALSVLRAANAKPDCDKEISILVKIVIATAITETFTAIKAESPEMSRTIISVINAAGGVEGTDGAGGTDAVSLALKMSDTATNELVDSLNDPEEPLTPEVEEAAVGVAGVLKNILKASSSQTQGSELTLSGSLSSKVNVQRAAQNMNNISDAFLARLVQSESMTIKTNELAVALKKVSSHEVKGLSMNEGPVKFELPGNLGKMDHGEISAKMTSVSFNPYTWDKSSKAIQSAVASLQLQNGRSNVNISNLNDDIVIAIPIFSQPKNTTKVPEHRFLKPNKMTVHSYMAELSSVPVIIEMGLQDTDVVVELFVKFGSRPTIEDFDMNFTMSSIYSCAVDNQDGNKTFCFFEKGHVSVVPKKPSILFVGVIGKKKPSRRRRSCFGHVRQKRDCVGVKDAPLQGISETIVPQYNPSTDVNYTMSITQTGCLYWSEDEEKWSSDGCKVDLQSNSTHLICRCNHLTSFGGSFIQAPNPIDFDKVFTEFGNLAESGNISVLVTTCCAFLLYLVSIVFARRADKRDESKHCVSKFVAIIKGGTYYYDMVISTGIWRNSGTTANVTLSIKGTLCEHKGIPLRTKGESCELFARGSVNGFVLATSESLGTLKNITLEHDNDGDNPSWFVETIIIRDRQTEDEWVFKVNRWLAVEKEDGLIEATVNSKGMITFSSEVQSRFGRKIADSHLWMSVFSKACSSPFTRVQRASCCLSILFSTMIANAMFYNIGGESDDTIRVGPFKFSLRQIVVGMQSGLIVAPVNVLIVFLFTSSRRKAGKEEKYAGSDQLQQLSDKMRGGECILAHFYVYVAWFLCLATTLTSATFTLFYSMMWGKEVADQWLSSILISNGQDIFVLQPAKVLFAVVVVSVIFTRNHASRNFEEADSEEIFCQDDKDFLIDNPKEKFKRLNLEAARERSRKAERLFGMTKDISIHMIFLFLLAIVCYGNKTRYRYLMTTTLLDPFTLFDKVSDKNELSGWLRQAFIPNFYGQPWYNGYAEKDNIHIQNKVSIPIGMPRMRQIRKKTSPCKVLATLIPDCHRGSVGGIDDTTAISLPGWMLLPFNTSWPEALRLCPKPWRYQTSEELDNDPIKGVHGYYEGGGYVTVMGYDEETAHSVLNDTLGHGWIDRKTRVVILEFAVFNAYTNLLSIATYIYEVLATGVAYTTKRVDTLDLYSTNSGSATVFLVCQFLFMAMTLYYLLVTMIHLFRERVEFFKSIWNLVDCFMVTSSVSSVIFYMMREKAVLITVRAIQANPFEISNFHRALGWTNWENAAIALTIFMVTVKLLNLIRFNPFVIFFFSSFRQSAGYQFSYLIFFLIIFNAFVISGKQFFGHSVFEYSTYLQAVISQFEFILGKAVPIDDLKRENPFLGPSFALLYNVTVTIFLANMIVSVLNESYTDAKTKAQQSNEELEMARFIGERFIEMFHKSEKGNNFKLYCDEATLTNMCQFEAEPFCLNSKSIIQSTEERLEKLERRIAALTRRIKNLAFDHDNEEDELENLVQSFFRR, encoded by the exons ATGCAGTCGATGGTCACAGTATTAATGGTGGCCTTTTGTGGCAAGCAAGTCATAGGAG ATAGTCACCCACAATGCAATTCATACACTTCAATAAATGATCCTACGAGACTTGAAGATTATCCTAAAGCGAAAGTGAGATGCGACTCGTCTCTCAAAACCAAATGGTACCGCTTCACTGGAAGTGGCGGCACATCTTTGCCGGAAAACTGCCCTTCTGTAAGATTCTGCAATGCTAATTCTCCTGGTTGGTTGAAAGGGGGGCACCCAGCGGTGGGCGACGGCGTTGTTGCAAGGATAGTGTGTTTTCATTATTATAGTAGCTGTTGCATTTGGAAAAGGAGTATAAAGGTTCTCAATTGCTCTGGCTATTATATTTACGAGTTGACTCGTACGCCGTTTTGTTACTTGAGGTACTGCACTTCATACAATG TTGTTCCACCATATGAATGCTTACCGCAAGGATTCAAGGAACTTAAAGAAGTTAATAGACACTGGAGTTACGACAACGGGGACAACAGGTCTTGTGATAGGTCTGTCATATCAAATAACCAATGGTATCGGTTTACAGGAGCAGCTGGGGTGATGATCCCTTCCCACTGTATCCCGAAAGGCAGTTGCAACACTGAATCTCCGTTATGGATTCATGGTGACCACCCCAGTGAAAAGTACCAGTTAGTGTCCAGATCTGCATGTCTTCACAATTCCTCAAATTGTTGCTCAGCTGTGTACAGCGTTCAAATACGAAACTGCGGTGATTTCTACGTTTATCAATTACGAAAGCCTGATTTTTGTCATCAGCGATACTGTTCTGTTAGCG ATTTCAACGATTCATGTCAAACCACCAACGGATCAGATGTTTGTGTTTGTGCACAAGGTTATTATGGACGGCCCTGCAAAG ATGTTGACGAGTGTACCTTGGATTCTCACAACTGCCACAAGGAAGCCTTTTGTACCAACACAAACGGGTCGTTTTCCTGTGCCTGTAGGCCAGGTTACACTGGAGACGGAGTATCATGTGGGg ACATCGACGAATGTGGGACAACAGCGCATAACTGTCATGGAGTCGCACAATGTCATAACACTGAAGGTTCCTTTACATGCTCTTGCCGAGACGGTTACACTGGAAATGGGAGATTTTGTGATCCTCTTG GAGACTTCTCTGTGACTATCCGAAATATTTCTAGAGATAAATATTATGCCACTCCAGTCCCGCGATCCGCTAAATACGTTCTAGAGGCCTCAATTGGAAATCTACCAGCAGGTGGTTCTACTTTAGAAACTGTCCTGGAATGGCGTATGTTAAGTGAAGCAGAGCTGGCGGCGTCAGAATCGCTAGATGGCACTTTGATGAGTCAAGGTACGACTGAATGgatcataaaaaaaagatccGTATCCGCTGGTATTTACCAGGTCAAATTTACGGCCTCAGTCACAGTCGGTAATCCTAGTGCTCCACGTATACTTCATGCTTTTGATTACGGTTTCATTGAGAGTATTCCAGGTCCATTACGAGCCATTATTGACGGTGGGAACAGTGTTCGATGGGGATCCGCGGAAAATGTTACGGTGGATGGCTCACTGAGTTATGACGGAGACATTGGCCCTGGAACACACACTGGGGTCAATTTTTTGTGGTCTTGTACGGACATAGCTAATTTCTCCATAAGCTATGACTGCTTTGGTGCTTTTGTATTTGACAATGTCAACGCAACCACTATGAAAATCGCTACCTCTCAACTAGTTATTGGAAAATCATACGTTCTTGAGTTGGAGGTATCAAAAGATACGAGGAAGGCCTCTACGAATATGTCATTTGAGATAGCAGCTGGGATGGTTCCTCAAGTCACTCTTAG ATGTTTCATTGACTGTGGCAAGGTGATCTCTGCCTCGAGCAAGCTGAGAGTAACGTCTCAATGTCCAAATGCTGCTTGCAGTGGTTCAGAGTACCattggctcttaaaagagcttAACGATGATGGTAGGAGATGGAATCCTATAGCTATTTCTCCAAGCATGATCTCAACTCCAATGAATGCTAACAACataatttttagaaaaaatgcattgaaatCTGCTTCAAAATTCGCTTTGAAACTAATCGCAAGATCTCCTGCGGGCACCGAAGGATTCAGCATCTTAGAGTTTGAAACCGCTTCAGCCCCAGTTGGAGGCAATTGCAGTGCTTCTGTCTACGAAGGTATTGCCCTTGAGACAGAGTTTACATTCGGGTGTTTCGGGTGGCAAGATGAAAATATCCCTATTAGTTACGAATTTCGAGCTGGGAAAGATCCAATATCGTACGGCAAGTCTGCGACTTCTGTGCCAACAGTTTTGCCAGCAGGTCAATCAACAGACGATTATCAATTACCAATAAACATCGTTATTAAGAACTCCGTTGGTGTGGCCATTGTTAACACTTTATACGTGAAG GTGAGAGGATCTTCCAAACTTGATCCCTGTCTCACCTCACCAGATGAAGCGGGCGATCGTTTAAAAAGCCATGTAGTAGGGCCCGGAAGCAAGCTGGAGGCATTTCTTGGCAAAGGTGAAGTCAGTCAGGCTGCACAACTTGCTTTGTCTGTCCTCAGAGCTGCCAATGCTAAACCAGATTGTGACAAGGAAATAAGCATACTGGTCAAAATAGTG ATTGCAACTGCTATTACCGAGACGTTCACAGCAATTAAAGCAGAGAGCCCAGAGATGTCTCGCACAATTATTTCGGTTATTAATGCAGCGGGTGGAGTAGAGGGGACTGATGGAGCAGGAGGAACAGATGCTGTG AGTTTGGCGTTGAAAATGTCAGACACAGCGACAAATGAACTAGTTGATTCCTTGAACGATCCAGAGGAACCTTTAACCCCAGAAGTGGAGGAGGCTGCAGTTGGTGTTGCAGGTGTTTTGAAGAATATCTTAAAAGCCTCGTCCTCTCAAACTCAGGGTAGCGAGTTAACACTAAGTGGGTCACTTTCGTCAAAG GTGAACGTCCAAAGAGCTGCTCAAAACATGAACAACATAAGCGATGCCTTTCTCGCTCGTCTGGTGCAGTCGGAAAGTATGACtattaaaacaaatgaacttGCTGTAGCCCTTAAAAAGGTCTCCTCCCACGAGGTTAAGGGCCTCAGCATGAATGAGGGCCCCGTCAAATTTGAGCTACCAGGTAACCTCGGGAAAATGGATCATGGCGAAATAAGCGCAAAG ATGACGTCCGTTAGTTTCAACCCTTACACTTGGGATAAGAGCAGCAAAGCCATTCAATCAGCAGTCGCCAGCCTCCAGCTTCAAAATGGTCGTTCTAATGTCAACATATCAAATTTGAATGATGATATTGTCATCGCTATTCCAATATTTTCGCAACCAAAAAACACGACAAAAGTCCCTGAACATCGGTTTCTGAAACCGAACAAGATGACTGTTCATTCGTACATGGCTGAGCTTTCCAGTGTCCCTGTCATTATTGAAATGGGTCTCCAGGACACAGACGTAGTAGTGGagttatttgttaaatttggaTCAAGGCCAACAATTGAGGATTTTGATATGAACTTTACCATGTCTTCTATTTACTCTTGTGCAGTCGACAATCAAGACGGCAATAAAACTTTCTGTTTCTTTGAGAAAGGTCACGTTTCTGTGGTGCCAAAAAAGCCTAGTATACTTTTTGTCGGAGTTATTGGTAAGAAAAAACCTTCGAGACGAAGGAGATCGTGTTTTGGTCACGTTCGTCAAAAACGAGACTGCGTGGGCGTTAAGGACGCACCACTACAAGGAATCTCTGAAACAATCGTACCGCAGTATAACCCATCAACTGATGTGAACTACACCATGTCAATAACACAGACAGGTTGTCTCTACTGGTCTGAAGATGAAGAAAAGTGGAGTTCAGATGGATGTAAG GTTGATCTTCAGTCGAATTCAACCCATTTGATCTGTCGCTGCAACCATTTGACATCCTTTGGTGGAAGTTTTATCCAAGCGCCAAATCCCATTGACTTCGACAAAGTATTTACTGAGTTTGGTAACCTTGCagaaagtggcaatatttcaGTTTTGGTGACCACTTGTTGTGCGTTTCTTCTTTATCTTGTTTCAATTGTGTTTGCGAGGAGAGCGGATAAAAGAGATGAAAGCAAG CATTGCGTTTCAAAGTTTGTAGCCATCATCAAGGGAGGAACCTACTACTACGACATGGTCATAAGCACTGGTATTTGGAGAAACTCTGGAACAACAGCTAACGTCACCCTTAGTATAAAAGGAACATTATGTGAACACAAAGGAATTCCCCTTCGAACCAAAGGAGAATCTTGTGAACTGTTTGCACGAGGCAGTGTTAATGGGTTTGTTCTTGCAACCAGTGAGTCGTTGGGAACTCTGAAAAATATCACCTTAGAACACGATAATGATGGAGACAATCCATCGTGGTTCGTAGAAACGATAATTATCAGAGACAGACAGACTGAAGACGAATGGGTCTTTAAAGTAAATCGATGGCTCGCAGTTGAAAAAGAGGATGGTCTTATAGAGGCAACCGTAAACAGCAAAGGCATGATAACATTTTCCAGCGAAGTTCAATCCCGTTTTGGACGGAAGATTGCCGATAGTCATCTTTGGATGTCTGTCTTTAGCAAAGCTTGTAGTAGTCCGTTCACTCGAGTTCAAAGAGCCTCTTGTTGCCTATCAATTCTATTCAGCACTATGATTGCCAATGCTATGTTTTATAATATTGGTGGAGAATCAGACGATACCATACGAGTCGGACCATTCAAGTTTTCTCTTCGACAAATAGTTGTCGGAATGCAAAGCGGGCTGATAGTGGCTCCTGTTAACGTCCTCATCGTCTTCTTATTCACGTCAAGTAGACGAAAAGCcggaaaagaagagaaatatGCGGGTAGTGATCAACTTCAGCAGTTGAGTGATAAAATGAGGGGTGGTGAATGCATTCTGGCTCACTTCTATGTATACGTAGCCTGGTTTCTTTGCTTAGCTACAACCTTAACCTCAGCAACCTTTACGTTGTTTTATAGTATGATGTGGGGAAAGGAAGTAGCAGATCAATGGCTTTCTTCTATATTGATATCAAACGGGCAGGACATTTTCGTTCTTCAACCAgcaaaggttttgtttgcTGTCGTAGTGGTCTCAGTGATCTTTACGAGGAACCATGCATCTCGCAATTTTGAGGAAGCAGATAGTGAAGAAATTTTCTGTCAGGATGACAAAGATTTTCTGATTGACAATCCGAAAGAGAAGTTTAAGCGCCTAAATCTGGAAGCAGCACGCGAGAGAAGTAGAAAGGCAGAAAGGCTGTTTGGCATGACTAAAGATATATCCATCCACATGATATTCCTCTTTTTATTAGCGATCGTTTGCTATGGAAATAAAACTAGATACCGCTATTTGATGACGACAACACTGTTGGATCCATTCACTCTCTTTGACAAG GTATCTGACAAAAATGAGCTATCAGGGTGGTTGAGACAGGCTTTTATTCCAAACTTTTACGGTCAACCGTGGTACAATGGATACGCAGAGAAGGACAATATTCATATCCAAAATAAGGTTTCCATACCAATCGGAATGCCAAGGATGAGGCagataagaaagaaaacga GCCCCTGTAAAGTTCTTGCCACGCTTATACCAGACTGCCACCGTGGCAGTGTTGGTGGAATTGATGACACCACAGCAATAAGTCTTCCAGGGTGGATGCTACTTCCGTTCAACACTTCCTGGCCAGAGGCTCTTAGACTATGTCCAAAGCCGTGGCGCTACCAGACCAGTGAGGAACTTGACAACGACCCGATCAAAGGCGTTCATGGTTATTATGAAGGTGGCGGCTATGTAACTGTCATGGGGTACGACGAGGAAACCGCTCATAGTGTCTTGAATGACACTCTGGGTCACGGCTGGATTGACAGAAAGACACGAGTAGTAATACTAGAGTTCGCTGTCTTTAACGCCTATACAAACTTACTCAGCATCGCAACATACATCTATGAGGTACTAGCTACGGGTGTAGCCTACACAACAAAAAGAGTTGATACTCTCGATTTATACAGCACAAATTCAGGAAGTGCTACAGTTTTCCTCGTCTGCCAGTTTCTTTTTATGGCCATGACTTTGTATTACCTATTAGTTACGATGATCCACCTGTTTAGAGAACGcgttgaattttttaaatcaatatgGAACTTGGTTGACTGCTTCATGGTCACTTCCTCAGTATCTTCGGTAATATTCTACatgatgagagaaaaagcagtCTTGATAACTGTGAGAGCTATACAGGCTAAtccttttgaaatttcaaattttcaccgCGCTTTAGGATGGACAAACTGGGAAAATGCCGCCATCGCTTTAACTATTTTCATGGTCACCGTTAAGCTATTGAATCTCATCCGTTTTAAtccttttgtaattttctttttttcttcctttcgaCAATCCGCAGGCTATCAGTTCtcatatttaattttctttctcataATTTTCAACGCTTTCGTAATATCaggaaagcaattttttggTCACTCAGTCTTTGAATACTCTACTTACTTGCAAGCGGTAATCTCTCagtttgaattcattttggGCAAGGCAGTTCCAATAGACGATCTTAAAAGAGAGAATCCATTCCTTGGACCATCGTTTGCTCTCTTATACAATGTAACAGTAACTATATTCCTTGCGAACATGATCGTGTCTGTCCTCAATGAGTCGTACACAGATGCCAAAACTAAGGCACAGCAAAGTAATGAAGAACTAGAAATGGCAAGATTTATTGGTGAACGCTtcattgaaatgtttcataaaaGCGAAAAGGGAAACAACTTCAAATTGTATTGCGATGAAGCAACACTCACAAATATGTGTCAATTCGAGGCAGAACCATTTTGCTTAAATTCCAAAAGTATAATACAGAGTACGGAAGAAAGACTGGAAAAGCTTGAGAGAAGAATTGCTGCTTTGACCCGGCGAATAAAGAATCTTGCATTTGATCATGACAACGAAGAAGATGAGTTAGAAAACCTGGTTCAATCATTTTTCCGTCGTTAA